The Drosophila bipectinata strain 14024-0381.07 chromosome 3L, DbipHiC1v2, whole genome shotgun sequence region ATTCTCCCTTGAGCTCCCGTTATTTTGGAGACTCGACgaaatgtttaattttataaCCATGACCCTGATATTTACCCATACAGGCACAGGCACAGCCACAGCCATACACAAGCTAAAATCGCATGGAAGGACAAATTCAAGGATGTGCGGCGCGTGCAAAAATTTCTCCACTGGccacaaaacaaacaacaaaagttCAGCCCAATGCGCCTGCGTCGGCAGAGGCGGCACCAAAGCCAGCACAAGTGGCTGAGCCAGCATTATACATACAAATCCATATACAGTTAGGTAAAAGCCCGTCCAACGTGCCGTTATATACAGGACACGTATACATACGCGAATCGACGAAAATTTTCATGAATGAAAGTCCCACGCAGTCAAGTCAGCAAAAATGAAAGGAGGAAGAAAGAAGAGAAGAAGAAGCTTAAAGGGGGAGGAGaagaaggggcaaaagtaacACGAAATCTATGCTTAACCCACGCACAGTCACTGAAAGAAATAAGGgcctaaaaataaagaaattctAAAGGAAATGAATGGATATGGAGATACAAgctcaataaatacttttaatattttacaaacttttatttatatttaaaaaaatttaaactttttctctctgtgttggCATTGCCACTTTCAGCCTTTGGCCAAGGTTACGAGTGGCATTCCCCAGGACTTTGCTGCGCTGCCGACCCTGATGCGTGGGATGCCATCTCCCTTTTAGGAGAAATTATAGTTACTTTCTTTGAGTGTCCCCAGCAAGgtcatttaattattttttcgatcaAGTTCAAATTCCAGATTAACTAAAAAGGGAATACCCATCGTGaggatattttttataaaaatagccTCATGAATcacttgaaaatatttgtcttATCAACCACAGAAGTGAACTTTCATTAAAACTGAAAGAATTGAATGAAATACTGAGGCAATGGCTTTGATTATCAAAGAAAACGGCCAATCAATATTGGCACGATGACGCCTTTCAAGTCTTTAGATATAACACATACtatataaacatttatttcgTTCTCGGAATGGTGGAAAACACAGAGATCATCATGAAAGGCAAATGTCCACCATATATTATCGATTCTCGTTTAATATCATGAGTGGGCTGACTCCTCACACACTTTTCTCGAAATCTTAAgattaatgtattttttagaTCCAGTTCTTCAGCAGAATCTGCGCATTCTCCCACACTAGTTTTCTCAATCGGCTTTACTGACCTAAAACAACTCGAATGGGATTAAGAATTGGCATTTGTGACTATCTGACTCTCGTATTTCCGTTTCGTCTGATCCGACGACATGCATGTGAATACTTATGGTATCTCAGCCCACAGTAGTGGGCTGTCCAGCCTCCAGAGTTCCGCTCCGAAAGATTTCTGTGAATCACCCGATCAGCAACGGAAGTCGGTGGGCGCCACGGGTCTCGAGATTCAAGAATCGACACGATTTTGACGTCCAGATATTCCCGGAGACTTTTCAATCTTGATGACGTTGGTTCCAGGCAAGTGATGACCTAAAATTATAGctaaacaattaaattatcttttatattttagctTTTTAAAGAGAATTAAAGAATTATTATCATCCCCGCATTTTGTTTGTCATACATGGCGTATGATTAATTTGGAACAGTTCATATGAATGATGGGATTTTTCTGGCATACCAGGCATATGATGAACttacatttaattttgaagGCCTTTAAGAAAAACCGCAATCAGaataaagtttaatatttatcaagtttataaaaaaatgtgaattatTATGTAATTTATTTGGGAAACAGGGCGGGTgagtaatatttaataaaaatcaagaaacTCGACATAAAATTCAAGAATAATAAACCCAAACTGAATTTAATTCTTGTTCTTTTAGGAAGAgttatttgattaaaaaaataaacccatcgaggggttttatttttcagacccactaggcgtatgagtaatatagACTTAGTCAAATTGTTTAGAACTTTTCTTGTCGATTTTTAAGATCTAAAAGCATTCAAAAAATAGCTGTTGTAGCCATCACTGTTCCAGTCATCGATTGTATGGAAAAAGGGGATCTGGAGGCGACGGCAGATGCGAAACAATCTTTTGGCTTTGGCCGCCCACGCGAACAAAACTTGCGattgaaataaaacaaactgcGACCTGGCCAAATGACTGACTGGCCTGGTCGGATCTGGTCTGGCATGGCATGGCCTGGCTATTCAGCGAATTGAAATTCGAATGACGTTGGTTGGTACAGCCATTCGAGCCATTTGGGTACACCCGTTCCCACTGACTCATTTCAGTCTTGGCCCATTCAGCTCACGGTGGCTTAAACAGCAGCCAGTTCCTCCACGTGCTTGGCAGGACACCTACgcccaaaaatcaaaatccttTTGACGTCATTTTGGGGGCAGTTTTGTGAATTAGTCAGCGAATAAtatgattatatttttagatatttataatttttataattttaaaaccattttaagagcagaattttgaaaaaattcccAGCCATAATAAATAACCCTAATTATTTAGTCATAATATGATGACATTACAATGAATcagcataaaaatatttatatttttggtttattttaatattgtttCTTGGGGGGACGATTATCAACgaattattttgggttttatcttgaagaaaaatatatttattaaatggaTTTATAAACTCTTTATTGTAATGGTTGtattttcaactttttctTTCAACCTTCGTGTTTgtatttaccttttttttaacttttttgggTGTTGACTTTACGAGatggtatttttaaactagAGCACTCGAGCGCAGAAATTTCAGCCAGCTTGCCACTTCCTTCGGATTTCATTTCGCCATCATCCATCCTTCGGTTCAATTGAATCGGCGGAGGGGCTAACGAAGGTTAATGCGACGCAGTGTTTGACCTCTGGGGTCAAGCTGGAGGCAGATTAATTGCGGGAATTGGGTGAGACAGCTAGAGAAGGCGTGGAGCCACCACTGTAATTGATACAAGAACAAAAATGGAGAGCGAAATTGCAGCCAATTGATTCAATCAAATGACAAGTTAAAGGGGCGATGCTCTTAAAGTTGGCACTTCCGTTATGCTATTTTGGCGCGATTTCTTCGAGAATTTCCCCTTCGACCTTTAGCGTTTGGGGTTTCCAATGAGGTCTGGCATGGGGTCTTTAATTAATCGATGGATATAGAAAGGCCTTTTAGAGGGaaagtttaatgaaaaaatttaagaaaatgacagttatattttaatatacaaGTTCTCTTAAGAACTACCCTATATATATCATTTCTTTCATTattcattcttttttttcaacctTGCTGTAATTTGCCACAACATGGCGGCGGGGCATTAGGGGCACGCCTTTTCAGGGTGTCACAGCCCAcgcaaaaaagaaaagttgccaaaaaaagaaaaattaatggaaataaaagaagaGTGCTGCTGTAGAaaagtgtatatatgtatgtatatataaagaCACCCACAAATGTCTATATACagttatatttttgataacGCTCGACGGCGGAAATATTGCACACCCACGTCCGAGCAGAGCCGTTGGCGTCGGCAGAGCTGTTGGCGTTTTTCCAGACCAGCAGGCCGCCATTCATTTCCACCAGCTGCAAAAAGggaaagatacagatacatagcTCGCAGATACACACGCTCTCACAGATACAGACACTCCTCGTGTACACTCTGGCAGCATTTTACGCATTCCAATCAGCCGTGTGGGCGTCCAGTaagaggcaaaaaaaaaaagcaaaaaaaaatacaacaactaaagctgaataaataaaataacaacttATGAATGAAAAGCTTTTTTACGGGCACGCGTGGGCGGAGCGCCAAAAGCTTGGGCGGGCTGAAAGCTTACGTTTCGGCCCACTCCCCCTTGGACCCCCTCAACAGCAATCGCATTACGCCAAACGGTCGAGAGCTGGGAGCCAAGAGATTCAGCCCCAGCTTCAGCTTCAGATTCtgattcagatacagatacacacgGAATATTGATTCGATGGCAAGTCTCCAAATGTGAAGCAACCTTGAAATGTGGGCGGCTTTTGGGAGGGTAGGGggcgcatacatacataagtacGGATTGCGGATTGTAAAGTGTTTCGCGTGTGGGCAGAGTGTAATAAAGTGTTGTTTAATTAATGAATTGCCATTCACAGAGCGAATCTTACctcttatttttaatatttttatttatttgaagttTAAAAGTATAGATATATTACTTTGGTTCGatatattttaagatttaggttgatttttttatatttttagttcaGGAATAGCCTGATTTTAACTTTTAGCTTTGTTGAATTAGACTAATTATAAGACTGAGTCGATAAAATAAAGTTAGACTAATATTTCTTTCCATTAAAACTGTATTTAATAGCTAAGTAGAATATTGGGAAATATATAGAACTTATTAGGGTaagaacttaaaaaaaaaaaatttatttatttacgggtttttgaaaatatgaaggtactttttaaattcaaaaaagtttgttCAACTaaccataaaaatatttaattttaattaattttttcatcATAAGAGTATCGCGGTTTCACAGTAATTagcttttgtatttaaaaacctaACGGTTTCTCGTTATTCgataaataattttatcaGTGTTGCAAAAATAATCGAAAGAATGTCTTCTTGGTTGATAAACACTGGACACAGTGAGAGTGTTGGAATGTGCCGCCATTAAACAGCTGATAAGGTCAAAGACTtcccaaaaattaaatacaaaagaaaTTAAGTCTGCTTACTGAGcaagaaatagaaaagacGTACTCGAAACTTCCCAGTGCTGTTAACAGAAAACCCGAAAGCCCATGGAATCGGATGCGCTGGACAAGGAGAGTGCGGCGGCAGCTTTGAAAAAGTTAACGCAAGGTGAAAGTCCCGAAAGTGCGGCAAAGGTGGGTGGTGGGGTGGTTGGGTCGAAGGGGGAGACGGAGGTTGGGGCCCCGCCAACAAAGAGACAAAAGACTGTAGAGGCAGCCATTGAGCAGGAGGAAGAGGACGACAATGACGAGGAGCATCTGGAGGATGAGGAGAGCGAAGAtgaggacgacgacgatgaggaCTCCGAAGGCTTGGACGAGGATGGTGTCCCCCAATTAGTACCCATGGAGCGGGTGCAGAGCACTCAAAACAGTCTGCGTGCCTTCAGGCGCATTCCCGTCTTCATTGTGGACTATCACAACGACGTCTTGGAGTTCATCTATCGTTGCCTGGGAACCAGACATCTACCACTGGAGGGCAACACCCTGGTGCACTTTGATTCTCATCCGGATATGGTCATACCCAGGCACATACCCGCCAGTTCGGCCTACGACAAGGACGCCATGCTCAACGAGCTGAGCATCGAGAACTGGATCATGCCGACCCTCTATGCAGGTAGACTTAGAGGCCTAGAACTACCTTTCCAGAAGTcacaatattaatatttttcgttatttttctAGGCCACTTCAGTCGCGTCGTGTGGCTGAAGAACTCGTGGTGCCAGCAGCTGCCAACTGGACGCCACGACTTTAAAGTTGGCCACAAAGAGGACCGAATCGGCGTGGATTGCCCGCTGGACTACTTCATAGCTGATGGCAACTATTGCACCACCGAGGACCTCCAGGAGCCCAAGAGCGTGGAGCTGCAGGTTCACGATGCCGACAACGAAAATCTCGATCCCAAGGACTTCCTTACGGAAACGGACGCCAAGGGCTTTGTGCTGGACATCGATTTGGATTTCTTCAGCACCTCCAACCCGTTCCTGGAGATCTACAAAGATGCCGATTGTTACAATCAGCTGAAGGAGATTTTCCACTTCGAGAGCGTGGAGGTGGTCAAGAAAGCAGGAACTGCCTCAATCGAGGACTACTTGGCCACGGCGGACCGAAGGCAAACCCAACTGGATGCACTGAAGCGAATTTTCTGGCACCTTGAAGACCAGCGAAACTTTGATGGACTGGAAAAGCCCGACGAGGCCGTGATTACCCCCGAGATCTACGCCAAGATTGTCCGCCTGGCCGAAACGCTGCAGGAAAAGTATCCCGACGATGAGATCGACTGGCATTTGATCTTCGATTCGGGCAGCACCACCGACAACAATGGACTGCCCAATCACATCAGCACCGCCGAGGAGCTGGAGGCGTACTTTGCGAATTTCAAAAGATTTCTCGAACGACTGCCAGTTCCACCCGTGGCCATAACGATGGCCCATTCGGCTCAGGATGATTATTGCCCCCAGGATCAGGTGGCCTTTATCGAGGATCGGGTGCTGCGACTGCTGCAAGAGGTTTTCAGTGAGAAGCTGCACAAGAAAGCCATACTGCACTACATGGACGATCCCTGGGATGTGATGAAGCTATAAGCTCGCCGGGGTTTTCCCCACCAACCATCTCCAATCAgttcaataaattttttaaaactagcCAACGTTTGGTTGGGAAACTCAAACACGATAGATACCCTGTAGTAGTGATTCCAAAACGAAAACTCAATGATGGATAATCCATTTAcgattataatattttttacttttaaatataCGAAACGTATTTATTATAAACAGaccacaaaaatattaaattgtaTTACTTTCATAAAAGGAAAACATTGATTTCAAGCCAGGGCTGCCCAAAAATGCTATATAATCTCCATTCTGTGTAAATACTAAGGTAACTATCTGACGCTTGTGGCTGGAAAGGTTGGAGGTAATGTCCCACCACCTCATTTCGTTCGGGCAGTGAACTTTTAATTGTCGACCCCAATTCGTGGCCAAATCAATAAGCCACCACAGAACTTTCAGTAACATTTCGGGGCTCAGACGAGGTGGAAGGCTTACAATCGGGAGACAGAGTGAGTATACTTAAACTAGTTAAAACTTTAAGCTTTGTTCTAAAAAAATGAGACCTTAATTTGGAAATGAGTTTTCTACTTTTTGGATAATCTTAGTTGGCTTCACAGCTCCTCCTTGTCGCCCTTGAGCTTATCTTTCTTAGGTTTCTTGGCCGGTGGTGGTGGCAGTTGCTCCTTGAGGCATTCTCTTTCCGCTTTTAGCCTAAGGACATGGTCCTCACAGAGATGTTTCTGCAAGGACTTCTTGTCCTGCAGCTTGAAGTACCAATCGCTGATGGTGTCCTCATACTCCTCCAGCATATTCTCGCACTGGGTCTTCATTTGGGTAACCTCGACGGGTGGCTTGTCCCACAGCTCGTAGGGAATGCCCAGGTCGACTTTCACGCCCTTGTCCACTAGGCCATGGAGCGTTTGGAAGGTCTGCGACATTCCTTTGGCGAATCTCGTGCTATCCGTCCGTTCCTTGTGGAGATTGTACTCCAGAACCCGTTCGCACACGTTCTCCAGGGACTCCAACAGGCGTAGCTCACTCCTGCGGTACTCGGTGCGTTTCTTGGGCCGCACATCGTCCACGGAGTAGCCAGTCTCAATAACATCGTGCGATTTCCCGGTTTCCCCAAGGCGACCTTCCAATTCGGCTGCCAGAATTTTGCAGGCTTCGCAGCGGTTGGCATAGCGAACGCCTTGCTCCTCCTCTGGCGAATCTCCAGCGATGAGCTGGAGCAGGGGTAGAAGTAGTATCACCAAGCTCTCGAGATGCATCTCCAAGCTTCAAGAATCTTAATtcgaaaacaataataaaccTGACGTGGAAATGCCGGTCTAGAGGGTCAGTGTTGGCTAATGTTTCTCAAAGAAGTGTTGAATAATACCCATTTGGCGGTTATTTGAATATTTGCTTGATTCAATCTTTTAAAATGGGGGcatttttaacttaaatgTTAAGAAATTGattaaatatcttaaaattaaaaatctgcTTGAATCCACCTAAAGGAGCTAGACTGTTGTACAAGAAAATAATTGATATTCTAAATGGCGCCATAAAAGGTCGCGTTTGAATGGCTGCCCAGGCAACGGTTGGCTCCAAAACAACGAACAAAAAGCCCCAACAAGCCAAGTTATTTATGGGAGTCTAGAAAAAGTTCTCCTAAATGATGTCTCACAAAAGGTTCTATGTGAGGCTAAATTTGCAGCTCCATGCGGTTTGTAGGGAACTTCGCATACTCATCccttcatttaaaatttttaacttcTTATCTTCAGCTTACCTGCCCGGGCGTTTGGCTTTGCTCCCACGGATACTTGGAGGCCACCATCAAAACATTGGGATACTATTTCCGGACTGGAGCCATGGAGCCACGGTTCCCAATGCTTTGTCACGATCAGTTCACCATGGAGGGATATTTTAAGAGTGTCGGCTGCCTGGAGGAGTTGCACGACCTTCTGAGGTCTGAGCAGCTTGAGATAACACTCTGGCAAAATGGGAGACGACTGGCTTACTTTGTTGGCAATCTCTCGGATGTAATGCATCCGACAGTGCCCCGCCTAAGTTGCCCCCACAGCTCCAATGTCCAGCTGTTGATGAAGGCCACTCCTGCCTTTCCGGGCATCTTGGCGCCCAAGGTGGAGCTCTCTGCCCAGCTCACCACGCAGGATCGCAGAAAAGGCTGCAGGTGCTCCAGTTTCCGGGATGAGACTGCTGTCCCAATCGCCAATCGCCATGTGGAAAGTAGGTGTTTGGGTCAAATGGAGCAGCCGCGAAAGCAGCAGACCGTGTGCCATGGACGGAAGTCCAACTGTTGTCCCAATTGGAAGTATCCTGCGCCTCCTGATCAGGCAAAGCCTCCACATCGACGCCTTTCCACTTGTTCGGGAAGCACTCAAATGAGTAGTGTCAGCCAGAGCTCCTCGCTGACGCAGTGCAGCCACCTGTCGAGCTGCAGCGAAGTGGTCGATGAGCACCAGAGCAGCTGCGACATCTGCCAAACTTACAGACGCATGTTTCCtgattattaattaaattgtttcttgaaaaataaaataataagtatGTAAAGGTTACTTTCCCTTATGGGAGTACAAggtccaaaaatatatacatattgttAAATGTTATGaaaatttaaagatttataaaatttgtattaaaagTTTCTTATTTTAAGTACCTTTCCTTTATGatatcaaattaaatttagtgcttttttgttctctttacaaaactaaaaaatttattcatgGTATATGATAATCGAAAACGTAGAATCTATGAGATTAAGGCTATATATAGCGTCTTGGCTTATTCATTTAGCAACCATTAGtccgtttttgttttattcttcaAGTAAACTCTCACTTAAATATATTCCTTAAAATCGTTCTGGCCAAAGACATTAACTATCAGGGTTAACAGGAGGTTGTAGGGCGCAGCTCGTAGCACCTCCTCTTCCTTGAGTTGGTTGCGCAAATGAATGCAGGACCGAGCTATGTAGCGAATAGTGCTGAACACATACGGCTCCAATGGCAGGTGGAGGCAGACGAGGGTGGCATACAGCCAGCGCGCTAGCCAGGCATCTTGCAAGAGATCCACCGGCGGCGATGGTTCCTGCAGCCACTTGCTTAGCATTTCCAGCAAGTGCTCCAGATCATTTTGAGTCAGATGAAGCAGAGTGCTCAACAGTGGTTCGTTTTGGCGGCAGAACTCCTTCCACTTGTCGTTGTCCGAGGTAAGAGGTGGTTCAGCCGACTGGTCGTACTTTTGGTTGGACAACTCCATGCGAATGACCAGTACTTTAGAGCGGGCTGCTTGGAAGCAATTCACCTGGACATCGCGCCACTCCGGTGTCGGCAGCAGATCTTTGAAGGGTGGCAAGTCAGGCTGAAACCGAGCAAGATTATTGACATACCACGTTGTGAACTTTCTTACTCACGTTCTCCAGCATATCCAGGCTGCTGACAGATGCCTGGTCACTTATGTTTGACGAGCGCTTGGTCACTACCGCCGGACAGCGCTTTCTTTCGTACAACATGTGGGTCAGGTACTCCTCGCCGGTTTCCGGAGGCTTGCTGGGATCAAAGTTGGCGTCAGGCTCGCGTATTTCCAGAGCCTGGAGTTGGAAAGTCTGTTCCTCCGAATCGCTTTGCatgatttttggccaaacaacAGGAATGCCGGCTAAGAGGGTTAAGTGTTGCCTAATGTCTATCAAAAAAGTGCTGCGAAAtgtttatttggttttttgaattttaatgtgGCCGTTCCCGCGCGCCACCTATCGATAATCAATTCGATCTATCGGTTTAAACTAGCTAATAATTTTGACTTtcagaaattgaaaaatatttttgtcaaatatatGAAAGTGTTCATAAAGAAACCTTAGTATCAAACGCGTTTTCCGTCAGAAACTATTCTTCACTGAATTCCCAGATTTCACAACATTCGGTAACTCGGTATCTGCTTTggattttcgaaaaaaatgtcTTCAATGTGTATTACTGATTTGCCGTTGAATATTTTGGAttcaatatttgaaaaattaccAATAAAGGACAAAATCAATTTGGCCAACTCCAACGAAGAATTATTAAATGTATTCTTCTACCATGGAAAGCAATTATACTCACGCGTATCTGATAAAAATTCCGAAGTGGGCTTATATCTAACCAGTATCTTGCCGATGTTGGGCCCTATTATAAATGAAATAACGTTCTATGAGCCAACACTTGAATTACTAACTCTTTTGGCTCAAAATTGTCCCAATCTAAATTCTATTCAAATTAGCTTGGAAAACAATTTAAGTGTTATGTGGTTCAATAACATTTTAAAGGAATTACAAAATCTTCAAtcaatacatatttttttggatagCGATCCGTTTGATATGCTGGAAAATCTAAAagctcttaaaaatttaaaaatattaaaacttcGTAAgtatttcttgttttaaaacaaaatagaataaaaacaattttttcgtTAAAGGTTATGGAAGAAATATACGAAGCTGTAAGTTATTAAATcgatattttgaaaatgtattttatttaaaaattatattttcctcAAAGCTAAATTACATCAATTGGAGAATTTGGAAGAACTAACTATTGATCCATACAATCGTATGAACATAGAAACAAACGAACTGTCCAAGAAGCTGAAATATTTGAAGTGCAAAAacctaaatatttttactataATTCTTACCAACCAAGcggtatttaaatttttggagtGCATAGAAATAGATTTTTGTGACATGCGGCCAGGATTTCCGGATTGTCCAAACCTACAATTTCTACGTTTGTATAAAACATACATTACCGAAGATGGCATTTTACAATGGATCAAGGATCAAATGAACACATGGAAATCTTACTTTACAAGTGAAAATTTATTGCGCCAAGAATCTGTACATAAAATACTTCCTATTCCTGGATCGGTTGCGGAGCCATTCCATGTCGAGGAGATCTTTTTCCCATTTCCTAATTGCCCGCATTTAAAATCATTATGTCTGGACTATTATACACTTGCAGAGCATTACGATTGGGTTGCACAGAACGCGAAATCGGTGGAAGATCTGAGCATTTACTTTGGAAAACGTGAAGTGTTCGATTTGGAATTGCCCCTTTTTGAAAATGTGCGTGAAATAACCATTACCTCGGGTCCCTTAACTGTGGTATCGGACAGCGTTTACGACTGGATATCAATGCACGCCTCGACTTTGAAGGCCCTACGACTATTCGGGTTGGAAGAGGATCATTTTTCACTTCATATGCTCAGGCATTGCAAAAAACTTCGATCATTAACCCTGGGCAATGGGATTCAGACGTATGTTCGCGAATTTTGGATGGCCTTTTTCGATATTCTGCAGGAAAATGGTATGAGCTCTAAAGATCCATTGACATTGATCATTAGAAATTGCGAAGATGTGGATAAAATGCGTCaggtaattaattaaattttaaatttattatgtattattattaattttatttattacagCTATCTAAAATAAGAAATGCCGATTGTTGCGAACTTATCTTCGTTTGAAACTTTTGATAATAACTTGAATATTCTTATCATGTGGTTCTTGTCGTAAATTCCACcttaataaaattaacaaactaatcgttttttttgtttaaaaaagtaaAGTGTAATTTAATTACAGGTAAATCAGTTTTCCCTTGAAGCTAAAAGGACATTGTTATACAAGCAGTATGTACgtatatttttaatcaacGGCAGGCCAAGACAAAGCGATCTTGGCCATATAACAAAGCCTGATTGTCCCTGCCTGGCTTCCGTCCTTTGTCGCCAGCGGCTTCCCAGAGAAGGACCTGGGCAATAATAGGACTATAAAAAACGCATTTCATAATTGTCTTACGAGAGTGGGCGGACAGGCCAGGACTTTGGACCCGATTTGAGTTTCAGTTTAAGGCTCAGGTGTGCTTTTGTGTATGTGTGCCGGTGTCTGTGCTTACGGCTTTTGTGCAAGTTCCTTGGGGCCGTAAAATAGCCCGTAAGGAGCAGGCTGAGCTCAATTAGCTGTCAGACACAGGACGAGCTCGAGAACCAAGGAAATCTCTTCTCTTGTTTGTCTTGTTTTTCGTTGGCATTGAATTTGCAAATAGTTATGCCCGGCaaaatgattattttatttaatttccatttggAGTACCAGTatccaaatttaaaattcattaaacGAAAGCTCAGAGTGAAAAACACATTAGCCcaaggctaaaaaaaaaaaaaaataaagaaaaagagaCATACGTTGTCCAATCGAAATTTCAGAATTTTCCGCTGGCGGTGTTTGCGTTTCGTAATGTGGATGTGTACTTGTATCTGTTGGTGTTTGTTtgcagtgaaaaaaaaaacttttcagtTTAGTTatatctagattctagaacgTAAGCCCTATAGCTTCATAAAATAAATGgcatattttatagctggttGATATAGGAAGAGATCTACAAGTTTTCCTTTTCAAACTGTTATCTTCAACTATTTTTtcctgtgttttttttaaggaaatcaTAAAAGAATCGTTGAAAGGCACCGAAAATGGCTAAAAGGATGTAAAGAGCAAATAGCATGCGTTGAAGAGCAGACACCGTGTCGCTTTTCCAACCAGAACCCCCCCACCCTTAGTTCTTCAGCGCATTTTCCAATTGTgctaaaggaaaaaaaaaaagaaaacccaaTGCACTTGCATTTCCTTCGATTCCTTCCTTGTCCTTTAGCTGTCTGCTGCACTGAAGTTTCAAGTTTCCCCttttagaattttgtgaaaatgTATCCGCTTTTCAGCAGAAACAGTTTCCATTGTTGCAGGTCCCGCTTTtctgaaaaactgaaaaactcCAACCTACGTTTGCATAAAATATGGTCTCATAAAAACTGACtaagaaaaatgtataaaatcgtaccaatcataaaataaactatatacAACCGGAGCGAATCTTAACGATTGTTTGCTTGTTCAAGTGTTTGTATATGACAGTTTTCCTCCTGGCTTTTCCGGGTTGTTTTTCTTTCCCCTTGAAAGTTATTTGGCCGCAACAAATTTTTTGCTGCATGCGCGCCTTTTAACCTTTTTCTTGTG contains the following coding sequences:
- the Gem2 gene encoding gem-associated protein 2, which encodes MQSDSEEQTFQLQALEIREPDANFDPSKPPETGEEYLTHMLYERKRCPAVVTKRSSNISDQASVSSLDMLENPDLPPFKDLLPTPEWRDVQVNCFQAARSKVLVIRMELSNQKYDQSAEPPLTSDNDKWKEFCRQNEPLLSTLLHLTQNDLEHLLEMLSKWLQEPSPPVDLLQDAWLARWLYATLVCLHLPLEPYVFSTIRYIARSCIHLRNQLKEEEVLRAAPYNLLLTLIVNVFGQNDFKEYI
- the LOC108132712 gene encoding uncharacterized protein; the encoded protein is MMSHKRFYVRLNLQLHALTCPGVWLCSHGYLEATIKTLGYYFRTGAMEPRFPMLCHDQFTMEGYFKSVGCLEELHDLLRSEQLEITLWQNGRRLAYFVGNLSDVMHPTVPRLSCPHSSNVQLLMKATPAFPGILAPKVELSAQLTTQDRRKGCRCSSFRDETAVPIANRHVESRCLGQMEQPRKQQTVCHGRKSNCCPNWKYPAPPDQAKPPHRRLSTCSGSTQMSSVSQSSSLTQCSHLSSCSEVVDEHQSSCDICQTYRRMFPDY
- the MESR6 gene encoding UPF0489 protein C5orf22 homolog; amino-acid sequence: MESDALDKESAAAALKKLTQGESPESAAKVGGGVVGSKGETEVGAPPTKRQKTVEAAIEQEEEDDNDEEHLEDEESEDEDDDDEDSEGLDEDGVPQLVPMERVQSTQNSLRAFRRIPVFIVDYHNDVLEFIYRCLGTRHLPLEGNTLVHFDSHPDMVIPRHIPASSAYDKDAMLNELSIENWIMPTLYAGHFSRVVWLKNSWCQQLPTGRHDFKVGHKEDRIGVDCPLDYFIADGNYCTTEDLQEPKSVELQVHDADNENLDPKDFLTETDAKGFVLDIDLDFFSTSNPFLEIYKDADCYNQLKEIFHFESVEVVKKAGTASIEDYLATADRRQTQLDALKRIFWHLEDQRNFDGLEKPDEAVITPEIYAKIVRLAETLQEKYPDDEIDWHLIFDSGSTTDNNGLPNHISTAEELEAYFANFKRFLERLPVPPVAITMAHSAQDDYCPQDQVAFIEDRVLRLLQEVFSEKLHKKAILHYMDDPWDVMKL
- the CNPYb gene encoding protein canopy 4 — encoded protein: MHLESLVILLLPLLQLIAGDSPEEEQGVRYANRCEACKILAAELEGRLGETGKSHDVIETGYSVDDVRPKKRTEYRRSELRLLESLENVCERVLEYNLHKERTDSTRFAKGMSQTFQTLHGLVDKGVKVDLGIPYELWDKPPVEVTQMKTQCENMLEEYEDTISDWYFKLQDKKSLQKHLCEDHVLRLKAERECLKEQLPPPPAKKPKKDKLKGDKEEL
- the LOC108132711 gene encoding uncharacterized protein, which produces MSSMCITDLPLNILDSIFEKLPIKDKINLANSNEELLNVFFYHGKQLYSRVSDKNSEVGLYLTSILPMLGPIINEITFYEPTLELLTLLAQNCPNLNSIQISLENNLSVMWFNNILKELQNLQSIHIFLDSDPFDMLENLKALKNLKILKLRYGRNIRSSKLHQLENLEELTIDPYNRMNIETNELSKKLKYLKCKNLNIFTIILTNQAVFKFLECIEIDFCDMRPGFPDCPNLQFLRLYKTYITEDGILQWIKDQMNTWKSYFTSENLLRQESVHKILPIPGSVAEPFHVEEIFFPFPNCPHLKSLCLDYYTLAEHYDWVAQNAKSVEDLSIYFGKREVFDLELPLFENVREITITSGPLTVVSDSVYDWISMHASTLKALRLFGLEEDHFSLHMLRHCKKLRSLTLGNGIQTYVREFWMAFFDILQENGMSSKDPLTLIIRNCEDVDKMRQLSKIRNADCCELIFV